TGTGGAATCAACCTTCCTTTTATTTTGCTCTCTTTGTTAACCGATCAGGCAAGCTTGCCCCGCGTCCGGTGCATTACCAGGTCGAGGCAAGCTTGACGGCCTGGTCCATTGCTGTCCGGACGATCTCTTTCGCGTGCTCCGGTTGAAAATCATGGCCTTCCACGTACAGCGCTTGTACGTCGCGAATCCCGACGATGCCGAGCACCTGGCGCAGATAGGGATGGCTGTGATCCATGGCCGCTGTCGGCCCTGAAGAGTAAATCCCGCCGCTCGACTGGATGTGCAGCGCTTTTTTGTCGTGCAGCAGGCCGACTGGCCCGCGTTCCGAGTAATAGAACGTCTTGCCGACAACGACAAAGGCGTCGATGAACTCCTTGAGCCGAGGGGGAATGCCCCAATTCCACATGGGGGAGACGAACACGTATTTATCGGCGCGCATCACCATTTCGGTAATGTCGTTGAGGGCTTTAATTTTCTGCCGTTCAATGGGACTCAGCTCGGAGAAGTCCAGGCGTTCTTTTCTCAATTTCTCCCATGCCCGTACGACATCGCCGTCAACCGTCTGGAACGATTCTTGGTACAAATCGAATACGCGTACGTCGTCATCCGGATGAGCTTCCTGATAGGTATGAAGAAAGGCCTGTCCGACCTGCAGGCCGACCGAATGGTCCGGCGGCTTGGGGGTAGCGGTAATATACAATAATTGCGTCATGCTGCTGCCTCCTGGGTTTGTAATGGGACGAGCGGTAATGGCCGAGTGCGTCATCGAGAAGAAGAAAGAAAAAATTTCTCGTGAGCACCACGCGAAAGCCATTTTCGGCCTCTTACGGGTTTTGGATTCAAGCCGTACTCGCGCTGCTCACAATTGAATGACGCCAAAATCGTTACAGCTTTTTGAGCTCCCGCAAAATTTCCTCCGGGCTTTGACGCTGCATGAAATTCGGATTGACATAGGAGGAGCGAATAATGGCGTTCTCATCGATCATGAATGTAGCCGGAACCGGCAATATCCATTTCGACGTATTGTTGTACTCCGCAAGATCAACTCCGCTGCCTTCCATGAGTTCCCTTACTGCCGGCGGAACATCGAAGAGCAGATTGTACTTGGCCGTTACCAAGCCGTTCGGATCGCTAAGGACTTGAAATTCCAATCCTTCTTTTTCCTGAAGAGATAAGGTATTGTCCGGCTTTTGCGGGCTAATCGCGATAAGCTGCGCTCCGATCGCCTGGATTTCCGGCAATATCTGCTGGTACGCCCTTAATTGCATATTGCAAAAAGGACACCATCCGCCGCGATAGAAGACCAGCACAACCGGTCCTTTCGCGAGCTCTTCATATAAAATGACATCCCGGCCCAGTGCGTTTGTTAATTGAAAGTCCACCGCTTTCTCGCCTGGCTGCTTCCCGGAAGCGATTCCCGATTTCTGAAGCTCCTCAATCATCTGACCGATCTTGGCCTGCGCTTCAATCGGTGCATTAGCCTTAAACTGCTGCGTGGCTGCTTCCAGCTGTTCGGTTAAATTTGGGTTGCTCATCTTTTTGAAACCTCCAATATCGATTTGATAGCTTGAGTATAATTCGAAAAAAATCGAAGTTATGTAATGTAGTTTACAGCTCTCCACTTTTTATTTTTGAAAATGTGTGAAACGGCAGAACGATTTTAAATGGGAATAAATGGTTGGTTTCTTGATTACAAACAAATGATCGGGAGTGGCAGGCATGGCGCAGCAAGAAATAATGGCGCTTTCACCTATCATAAGACACTCGCAATCGCCTTGATCCCCTCTAAAATGTTGTTTTCTTCCACATTGCCAAATCCCATAATAAGTCGATCTTCGTACCTTCCTTTAACAATGGTGTATCTCTCTGCTGGATATACTTTTATATGAAGCTCCTCAAGTTGATCGACTGCTCGGGTGTCGCATATGCTTCCGGCCATTTCTGCAACCAAATGCAGGCCTGCGGCATCCCCGGATATTTTCACTCTGCTGCCGAAAATGTTAGACAAACCGGCGATAAGGCATTTTCGTCTTTTGCTGTAAATACGCTTCATACGGGCGATGTGGTGTTCCAGATGGCGTTCGGTCATAAATCTCGCCAAAGTGATTTGCGGCAGGATCGGACTGTTCATATCTGTCAGCTTCTTTAAACGAAGAAGCGGAGTAAGCAGCTCATGCGGAACGACCATATAACCAATACGCAACGCAGGAAACAAGTTTTTACTGAACGTCCCGACATAGACGATACGTTCCGAGTCGAGCTCTCGTAAGGCAGGTACCGGCATTCCTGTATAACGGAATTCGCTGTCGTAATCATCTTCGATAATATAACATCCGGTTTGTCGGGCGTAATCGATAAGCTGAATGCGCCGGCCAATGGAAAGAATACTGCCTAAAGGAAATTGATGTGAAGGAGTGACGAACACGCATTTGGGGTGACGATGAGCCGATATATCGTCAACGCGCAGGCCATGCTCATCTACGGGAACCGGTATAAGATCGGCACCTGTCGATTCAAAAATATGTTGAATGAAGGTGGCGCTAGGATCTTCAATGACTGCTGGATCCCCCGGTTTCAATAAAAGCCGGGCCAACAAGGCTATGGCTTGAGTCGCTCCGGCGGTTATGATCACCTGTGAAGGCAAACACCGTATCCCTTTAGCATGCAGCAAAAGCCGACAAATATTCTCGCGAAGCTGCCAATGGCCTGCTGGATCGTCGTCATAGCCAAATTCTGCCGAATGAGTATTTGCATATGCGGCAATGGCGGTTTCTTTCCATTTCTTGAAAGGGATGTGCTCCAAAGACGGAAAACTTGGACGAAAATCAATGCCTTGGAAGCGAGCCGGCGGTTCCGCAGCGTTCCCTTCACCGGAAAAATCGATTTCTTGGAGCTGAGAAGAGAATTGACTTTTACTTATGCCCAAATCAACGACAAAGCTGCCAGAGCCTTGACGGCCCTCCAGGTACCCTTCGGCGATTAGCTGTTGAAACACGTCCACGATGAGTGCCCGCGATACTCCAAATTCGTTTGCCAAATCCCGCGTCGATGGGAGCTTAGCACCGGGTGCATAGACACCTTGAAAGATCTGTTCGCGCAGCAAGGAATAGATTTGTTTGGTTTTCGATTCCATTTCAGCAGGCAACGTGTGTCGGGGCATAAAGCAAGCCTCCTCTTTTTCAAACAAGTGGTATGCTTAATTCTTATTAAAAGTGGACCTTATTGAATCCAATTTTACATGTTAAAATGGATAATTGCCAATAAAGTTTCAGATGGCAGATGAAACCGATGAACCTTCGAGCCTTATTTATTATGGACCTGTGAACGGAAGCTCTAAACCATGAAGCAGCTCACAGCCTCAGCGAATACAGTCGTAGGCGGCTCAACTTGCATCCGATTGCCGCCTCTTTATTTGGAGGGCCAATATTCTATGAACAAGCTATGGTATTTATCGCAAATCAGCATTTTTGAAGAAATGTCACCGGAAGAGATGAGAGAGATCGATCAGCTCGATACCATCCATCACTTCAATCGGATCACAAAAAACACATTGGTCCAAACTCCGGAGTCCGCGCGCGAGGGACTTTATTTCGTCAAAGAGGGCAAGCTGAGACTCTATAAACTGAATGACAGCGGAAAACAATTCACGCTTGGCATTCTCACGAGAGGTAATATATTCGGAGAGTTGGATTCATTCTCGTTCGGCACCAAAGAGGTTTATATTGAAACGCTGGAACCGACATTTCTTTGCACCATGTTCGAGCCTCAGTTCGAACGGCTGATGCTCAATCAGCCCCGGCTTGCACTCAAATTTCTAAAAGCACTTAGCGACCGGTTAAATGAGCGGGAGGAACAATTGGAGCAGCTTGCGCTGCATGGTCTTAGGAAACGCTTGCTCCATCTCCTTTCCACACTGAGCGAAAAATTCGGCGTCATTCAAGATGGATATGCGCTGATCGATCTGCCACTTTCGCATCAAGAGATTGCCAATATGCTCGGTGCCAGCCGTGAAGCGGTTAGCGGCGTGATGAGCGAGCTTGCCAAGGAAGGCGTCGTGAAGACATCACGCCTGTCTGTTCAACTTGCTGTTACCGTACTTGAAAAAAATATTTCTCGATAATCTGCACCTCGATACTGAAGATGCTTCCGACGGTTAGACTAACGGCATGGACGATACGAGTCAATTACGAAGGAGATGAGCCCGTTTGCAAAATCATTTGATCGAATACTGTCTAAGCAAAAATGGAGCGATTAAGGATTATCCCTTGGGACCCCTTCAAGATCCGCTCGCGATAAAAATTGCAGGCAAAATATTCGCTCTTATTTATGAGGAAAAAGGGTACTTAGTCCTAAAATGCGACCCCGTGATTGCGGAAAATTTGCGAGAGCAGCATGAGGACGTTCGACCGGGGTATCATATGAACAAACAGCACTGGAATACGATTATGCTCGAGGGTTCTTTGCCGGAGTCGGCTATCTTTGAAATGATCGACCACTCTTACGATTTGATTGTTAAAAGCCTTCCTAAGAGCACTCGGGAGTCTGTTTAGTTTTACAATTTTCCCACGAATAAAGCGATCGTTTCCGAAAGGAAATGATCGCTTCCTCTTCAGCGTCAGATGAAATCCGAAAACCGATAATGACAGCTCCCTTGGCTCATTCTTCAGAAAAATAATCGACTTTCCCGTACGTTGAAGATGGTCACGGATTTTATATTGTTTCCTTTAAGCCCTGCTGTTGAGCGACGGGAGCGCTAATCAGTGATAGCCGTTTCCGTTTTATTGCAATCAATAACATACTCGCAATTGTCATGAGTCCCCCGAGTATCTGCGACATCTCTAAAGCATGCCCCAAAATAACCGAGATAATTGCTGTGAAGACAGGAATCAGATTCATCGTTATACCGGACTTGCCCGCACCCAGTATCTTAACTCCTTGATTCCAAAAGATAAACGAACCGACCGAAGGGAACACCCCCATGTAAACAACCCCTGCGATCCCCAAAGAAGTGATTTTATCGGGGTGAATCGGCTGGAAAAATAAAAAAGGAATCATCAGAACAGCACCGACCAGAGCAATCATCGCAACCAACGTCACAGACGGAATGCCTTTTGCTTTTTTTAAAAGCAATGAATAAGCAGCCCAACATAAGACGGCCAATAGCATAATCGCATCGCCCTCGTTATACTGAGTACGAAACAACTGCAGCAGATTGCCTTTCGTCAACACGGTCAGAACACCAATAAAAGAGATGATTAATCCAACGAACTGAACGGCACTTACTTTTTCTCTCAGGAAAATCAACGAAAAGAGCATAATCAAGCCAGGCGCAAGGGTTGTAAAAAGAGCGTTGTTCGTCGCAGATGTAAACTTCAATGAAGCATACGAGAGATAGGTGTAGAGCACAATGGATAAAGCAGCTAACAGAATGATTAACATCCAGTTCTTCTTCCATATTTGATTCCATGAAGGCTTTTCAATAAATTGGGCAATGGGAATAAGAAGAATCAGTCCGACGACCCACCTTAGAAAGACAGTCCATTCAGCAGGCAATTCTGCTACAATCAATTTTCCAAAAATAATATTACCGGCCCAAAATAGATTAGCTCCGATCAGAAATGTCCATGCCTTATATTTCACCATATTTTCACCTTCACTTCCGTCTTTTGCAGATTGACTTGTCGGTATTACACGTCGAATCGATTCGGGTTAGCTTCATCACATATTTCCGGGATTCGGCCGAAGTCTGCGCAATCTCCTTATAAAATGGGGTATAATGGCATTAAAGAATGAGACTGTCGTTAGACAGCCTCGAGGTTCAGCTTATTATTTAAAAACTTTTATACGTTCTTGTAACGGATTAAATTTCTTTTCACCTGCTGCGGCAGATGGTTTGCCGAACGGCATTTGCGCAATCAGTTTCCAGCTTTCCGGCAGCTTCCATTCTGCTTTCACCCGTTCATCAATTAACGGATTATAATGCTGCAGGTTTACACCCAGCCCCTCAGCCTCCAGCGCCATCCAGATCACCAATTGGTGCATGCCATTTGTTTGCTGCGACCAGATCGGGAAGTGCTCTTGGTAGGATGGGAATTTTTTCATAAAATCCTCCACAATTGACTGATCTTCAAAGAAAAGCACTGTACCGTATCCGTTCCGAAATCCATTCATTTTTTCCTGAGTAGAAGAAAATTGTTCGGCAGGAACGACTGCTTTGAGAACCTCGGTCGTAATATCCCATAACTTGTTATGTTGTTTACCTAAGAGCAGAACAACGCGGGTAGTTTGATTGTTAAACGCCGATGGTGTATGTTTAACGGTTTCCTCGATGATTTCTTGGATACGTTGATCTGAAATCGGTGATTCTTTGCTAATTCCATAAATGGAGCGTCGATCGCGAAGTGCGGTGAATAAATCTTTTTTTAAGGTTTCCATGGTACCTCTCCTTATCATTTTTTTTGATTTCATCGACTGAATCCTGATTGACGTAAATCCCTTATGCCTTACGGGCGAACACGGATGATCGTCTTTCCCTTGACCCGCTCGGTCGAGTTGAAGGCGGCGACGGCATCGTCGAAGGTGGCGATTTTACCGATATTCGTCCGCAGCCGTCCGTCACGAACCCGCTGAGCGATCTCACTCAGTTGGGCGCGATCGGACACGACGAGGAAGTCGACCGCCAGGCCATCGACCGGCCGCGCCTCGGGCGGTCCGGCGATGGTCACCAGCATTCCTCCGGGTCGAACCAGACCTGCGGATCGCTTCCCTATGTCACCACCGAAGACATCGAAAACGAGATCGACGCCGCTGACGTCTTCCAGCGTGTCATTCTCAAGGTCGACGAACTCCTGCGCGCCGAAGTCAAGCGCCGTCTGACGGTGAGAAGCGCGCCCGGTGCCGATGACGTATGCGCCGGCCTGACGTGCGAGCTGTGCCGCCATCGACCCGACTGCTCCAGCCGCACCGTGCACGAGGACGCTCTGCCCCGCCCGGAGGCGGCCGTGCTCGAACAGACCTTGCCAGGCGGTCAGCCCCGACATTGCGACGCCAGCGCCAACCGTGAAATCGACATCGCTCGGTAGCGGCGCGAGGTTGCGTGCCTCGACGACTACATACTC
This genomic window from Paenibacillus humicola contains:
- a CDS encoding FMN-dependent NADH-azoreductase is translated as MTQLLYITATPKPPDHSVGLQVGQAFLHTYQEAHPDDDVRVFDLYQESFQTVDGDVVRAWEKLRKERLDFSELSPIERQKIKALNDITEMVMRADKYVFVSPMWNWGIPPRLKEFIDAFVVVGKTFYYSERGPVGLLHDKKALHIQSSGGIYSSGPTAAMDHSHPYLRQVLGIVGIRDVQALYVEGHDFQPEHAKEIVRTAMDQAVKLASTW
- a CDS encoding peroxiredoxin-like family protein: MESCKLHYITSIFFELYSSYQIDIGGFKKMSNPNLTEQLEAATQQFKANAPIEAQAKIGQMIEELQKSGIASGKQPGEKAVDFQLTNALGRDVILYEELAKGPVVLVFYRGGWCPFCNMQLRAYQQILPEIQAIGAQLIAISPQKPDNTLSLQEKEGLEFQVLSDPNGLVTAKYNLLFDVPPAVRELMEGSGVDLAEYNNTSKWILPVPATFMIDENAIIRSSYVNPNFMQRQSPEEILRELKKL
- a CDS encoding PLP-dependent aminotransferase family protein codes for the protein MPRHTLPAEMESKTKQIYSLLREQIFQGVYAPGAKLPSTRDLANEFGVSRALIVDVFQQLIAEGYLEGRQGSGSFVVDLGISKSQFSSQLQEIDFSGEGNAAEPPARFQGIDFRPSFPSLEHIPFKKWKETAIAAYANTHSAEFGYDDDPAGHWQLRENICRLLLHAKGIRCLPSQVIITAGATQAIALLARLLLKPGDPAVIEDPSATFIQHIFESTGADLIPVPVDEHGLRVDDISAHRHPKCVFVTPSHQFPLGSILSIGRRIQLIDYARQTGCYIIEDDYDSEFRYTGMPVPALRELDSERIVYVGTFSKNLFPALRIGYMVVPHELLTPLLRLKKLTDMNSPILPQITLARFMTERHLEHHIARMKRIYSKRRKCLIAGLSNIFGSRVKISGDAAGLHLVAEMAGSICDTRAVDQLEELHIKVYPAERYTIVKGRYEDRLIMGFGNVEENNILEGIKAIASVL
- a CDS encoding Crp/Fnr family transcriptional regulator, producing MNKLWYLSQISIFEEMSPEEMREIDQLDTIHHFNRITKNTLVQTPESAREGLYFVKEGKLRLYKLNDSGKQFTLGILTRGNIFGELDSFSFGTKEVYIETLEPTFLCTMFEPQFERLMLNQPRLALKFLKALSDRLNEREEQLEQLALHGLRKRLLHLLSTLSEKFGVIQDGYALIDLPLSHQEIANMLGASREAVSGVMSELAKEGVVKTSRLSVQLAVTVLEKNISR
- a CDS encoding MmcQ/YjbR family DNA-binding protein; this encodes MQNHLIEYCLSKNGAIKDYPLGPLQDPLAIKIAGKIFALIYEEKGYLVLKCDPVIAENLREQHEDVRPGYHMNKQHWNTIMLEGSLPESAIFEMIDHSYDLIVKSLPKSTRESV
- a CDS encoding DMT family transporter; the protein is MVKYKAWTFLIGANLFWAGNIIFGKLIVAELPAEWTVFLRWVVGLILLIPIAQFIEKPSWNQIWKKNWMLIILLAALSIVLYTYLSYASLKFTSATNNALFTTLAPGLIMLFSLIFLREKVSAVQFVGLIISFIGVLTVLTKGNLLQLFRTQYNEGDAIMLLAVLCWAAYSLLLKKAKGIPSVTLVAMIALVGAVLMIPFLFFQPIHPDKITSLGIAGVVYMGVFPSVGSFIFWNQGVKILGAGKSGITMNLIPVFTAIISVILGHALEMSQILGGLMTIASMLLIAIKRKRLSLISAPVAQQQGLKETI
- a CDS encoding nitroreductase family protein produces the protein METLKKDLFTALRDRRSIYGISKESPISDQRIQEIIEETVKHTPSAFNNQTTRVVLLLGKQHNKLWDITTEVLKAVVPAEQFSSTQEKMNGFRNGYGTVLFFEDQSIVEDFMKKFPSYQEHFPIWSQQTNGMHQLVIWMALEAEGLGVNLQHYNPLIDERVKAEWKLPESWKLIAQMPFGKPSAAAGEKKFNPLQERIKVFK
- a CDS encoding NADP-dependent oxidoreductase; this encodes MKAIVVTDKAAGKAGMKLVERPEPDAARLASLPGASYGDVIVQVHASGFTWDELTWPSTWTDRFGRDRTPSIPGHEVAGVVTALSYGTTGLSVGQRVFGLTDWTRDGTLAEYVVVEARNLAPLPSDVDFTVGAGVAMSGLTAWQGLFEHGRLRAGQSVLVHGAAGAVGSMAAQLARQAGAYVIGTGRASHRQTALDFGAQEFVDLENDTLEDVSGVDLVFDVFGGDIGKRSAGLVRPGGMLVTIAGPPEARPVDGLAVDFLVVSDRAQLSEIAQRVRDGRLRTNIGKIATFDDAVAAFNSTERVKGKTIIRVRP